One Roseimaritima multifibrata DNA window includes the following coding sequences:
- a CDS encoding sigma-70 family RNA polymerase sigma factor, whose protein sequence is MEPKNPTDGETRSIHEADFVALLTSGQNAITLTVRALMLGDRGMEEVVQQTNAKLWQKRDDFQPGTNFRAWAAAVARFEVLNYRKQQARDARLRFSDDLEHQIACEVGELEDDLYDRHAALQECLKQLKPESRDLLLSRYNGEETIADLASRIGRSVGGIKVSLSRLRTGLSQCIERRLSTGESVE, encoded by the coding sequence TCCATCCATGAAGCTGATTTTGTTGCGTTGCTCACCAGCGGCCAAAATGCGATCACGCTAACGGTTCGAGCACTCATGCTTGGCGACCGCGGGATGGAAGAGGTCGTGCAGCAAACCAATGCTAAGCTCTGGCAGAAACGGGATGATTTTCAGCCGGGGACAAATTTCCGGGCCTGGGCCGCAGCGGTCGCTCGCTTTGAAGTATTGAACTATCGAAAACAGCAAGCCAGAGATGCACGATTGCGATTTTCGGATGACTTGGAACATCAAATCGCCTGTGAAGTTGGCGAATTGGAAGACGATCTTTACGATCGGCATGCCGCGTTGCAGGAATGCCTCAAACAATTGAAACCGGAAAGTCGTGATTTATTGCTTTCTCGGTACAACGGTGAGGAAACCATCGCCGATCTGGCCTCCCGTATCGGACGGTCGGTGGGGGGAATTAAAGTCTCTCTCAGTCGGCTGCGAACCGGTTTGTCGCAGTGTATCGAGCGACGGCTAAGCACCGGGGAGAGCGTCGAATGA
- a CDS encoding FecR domain-containing protein — MSGMKQEERLLLIDSLLDGTISDADLLRIEAEMTVDPKVRQTYYRRLQLTMLLERQAAEEGGRDRPVVGKHPRRRSRRMMMIAGTLAAIAAVLLVLFYANPSDPGSGESNVPLAASPERTASGFAILSGQDDAVWGGKPINDGDLLPSGELHLLSGRVQIELFSGVQIVLQGDSSFSIDSPMQVTMLRGIAHASVPEPAEGFRIKTSSGDVVDLGTEFSVDVDDQGADVHVVDGEVQLHPHGSETLQIQAGVSRRLMTSGNAVETLTSMPDTVSPTEFQNQLQKKQHLRLSVWTQSRNQIQSDKRTVAYYPFHSGRTGARQLKNFADGSPLLASDGTIVAASQATDRWGRSEGALDFSRIGSRVRLNVPGEHRGITMFCWVKINSLDRLYNSLFLTDGHDEREPHWQWMEDGRVFFSVKVPETDQAGRDPSETVQPVYYSPKIWNASLSGRWIMLAVTYDVENARVMHFLNGEPISSAPIADKDLVESIQIGAASICNWSEPMYRTDPQFVLRNLNGSMDEFALYSGALSADEILQLYRIGNPNEQ; from the coding sequence ATGAGCGGAATGAAACAAGAGGAACGTCTGCTGCTGATCGATTCGTTGCTGGATGGCACGATTAGCGATGCCGACCTGCTACGGATTGAGGCGGAAATGACCGTCGATCCCAAGGTTCGGCAAACCTATTATCGGCGTTTGCAGTTGACGATGCTGTTGGAACGACAGGCGGCCGAAGAAGGAGGCCGCGATCGTCCGGTCGTCGGCAAACATCCTCGCCGTCGGAGTCGGCGGATGATGATGATCGCTGGAACGTTGGCCGCGATCGCTGCGGTACTGCTGGTTTTGTTTTATGCAAATCCATCGGATCCAGGTTCTGGCGAATCGAATGTCCCTCTAGCTGCATCGCCCGAACGCACCGCGAGTGGTTTTGCGATTCTGAGCGGGCAGGATGACGCCGTCTGGGGCGGAAAACCCATCAACGATGGTGACTTACTTCCTTCCGGTGAACTGCATCTACTATCAGGACGCGTCCAAATCGAATTGTTTAGTGGCGTCCAAATCGTGCTTCAGGGGGACAGTTCCTTTTCGATCGATTCTCCGATGCAGGTCACAATGCTGCGGGGAATCGCGCATGCGAGTGTTCCCGAACCGGCCGAGGGATTTCGGATTAAAACATCATCGGGGGACGTGGTTGACCTGGGGACCGAATTCAGTGTTGACGTGGATGACCAAGGGGCCGATGTGCATGTGGTCGATGGGGAAGTCCAGCTCCATCCGCATGGCAGCGAAACGCTTCAGATTCAGGCGGGGGTATCCCGGCGCTTGATGACCTCTGGTAACGCTGTGGAAACGTTGACATCCATGCCCGATACGGTCAGCCCAACAGAATTCCAAAATCAACTGCAGAAGAAACAGCATCTACGGCTTTCCGTTTGGACGCAGTCTCGAAACCAAATTCAATCCGATAAACGAACGGTCGCATACTATCCGTTTCACTCGGGACGAACGGGCGCACGCCAGCTTAAAAACTTTGCCGATGGTTCGCCCTTGCTCGCATCGGACGGAACGATTGTCGCCGCATCCCAGGCGACAGACCGCTGGGGGCGGAGTGAAGGGGCGCTTGATTTCAGCCGCATTGGAAGCCGAGTGCGGTTAAATGTGCCAGGAGAACACCGGGGGATCACGATGTTCTGCTGGGTGAAAATCAATAGCTTGGACCGTTTGTACAATTCCCTGTTCTTGACAGATGGGCATGATGAACGGGAACCGCACTGGCAGTGGATGGAGGACGGAAGAGTTTTCTTTTCGGTCAAAGTTCCAGAAACGGACCAAGCTGGACGCGATCCGTCGGAGACCGTTCAACCGGTCTACTACTCACCAAAGATTTGGAACGCTTCGCTAAGCGGACGGTGGATCATGCTTGCGGTGACCTATGACGTCGAAAACGCTCGGGTCATGCACTTCCTGAACGGTGAACCGATCAGCAGTGCTCCCATTGCAGACAAAGACCTTGTGGAATCGATTCAAATTGGCGCCGCTTCGATCTGCAATTGGAGCGAGCCGATGTACCGCACGGATCCTCAGTTCGTGCTTCGAAATTTGAATGGAAGTATGGATGAATTCGCGTTGTATTCGGGTGCCCTGTCCGCTGACGAAATTTTGCAACTGTATCGTATCGGAAATCCTAATGAACAATAA
- a CDS encoding PSD1 and planctomycete cytochrome C domain-containing protein codes for MNNKSIGLHSIGVAIAAVAIVAAGALNVSADESAERLFTLKVLPLLKDKCLGCHGGDEADVKGDFSVLDRDALLHGGESEEPSIVPGKPEEGTLVAAITWEGYEMPPKENDRLSDSQIEFFREWIRQGAPWPDETKQQRYRDEEAGQLVTDDGWILKTSGGTSPEWSNRRYKPEDLWAFLPVKPTSDVLPPEISRDDAIDHFVQAKLEEADLQAAPQADARVLIRRAIFDLTGLPPSPEQVEQFVGAYAQNPDQAWETLIDRLLDSPRYGEQAARHWMDVTRYADTGGMSNDYERSNMWRYRDYVIRAFNSDKPYNDFIVEQIAGDELADESVRRRTGGSEKEVLAAQLKGSYSEQEAEWIVATGFLRIGPWDNAMIENDEARQIYLDDLVNITGQTFLAQTLRCCKCHDHKFDPLPTRDYYRIYSAFSTTQMAERAVPFLPQEDLNHFQEGKMHVQKMLDFATSEKDRIVDKRETAARAWYKEHDLPYKPEAERKGDPDEMKPARHVGLDTAEQGQLKVREQDVWIWTRRLERYQPMAQGVYNAGKFKMAWNGARKLRIGRGKDAATEPENHILIGGALTALGDQVFPGVLSALSLSVSSQSDDPYLLTPSVDGRRLGLARWIADPANPLTSRSMVNRIWQSHFGKGIAANTNNFGAKGAKPSHPALLDYLASDFVEGGWSIKRMHRLIMMSDAYRRGNAAVDPERLAVVDPNNSLLSRYPRRRLTAEELRDSILATTGELVHCDGGLPVMPEINMEVALQPRMIQFSLAPAYQPSPTPELRNRRTIYAYHVRGQSDPFTELFNQPNPNESCELRETAAVTPQVFTLLNSDLITDRSIAMADRLESEFKDLPAQIEQAFQLIFQRDASAEEIQRLGDYVREMAAYHEGVNPVPPTYPKTITRSLVEEFSGATFEYEEILPVFENYQADRKPHQASAHTRALADMCLLLFNANEFIYVD; via the coding sequence ATGAACAATAAATCAATTGGTCTCCATTCGATTGGAGTTGCAATCGCTGCGGTCGCGATCGTTGCCGCGGGGGCCCTAAATGTTTCCGCGGACGAATCGGCGGAGCGGTTGTTCACGCTAAAGGTACTGCCGCTGCTAAAGGATAAATGTCTTGGCTGCCACGGCGGTGACGAAGCGGACGTGAAAGGGGATTTCAGCGTCCTCGATCGCGACGCACTGTTGCATGGTGGGGAATCTGAAGAACCTTCCATTGTGCCTGGTAAACCCGAAGAGGGGACCCTGGTCGCGGCCATCACCTGGGAAGGTTACGAAATGCCGCCCAAGGAAAACGACCGATTGAGCGATTCACAAATCGAATTTTTTCGTGAATGGATCCGACAGGGGGCGCCGTGGCCGGATGAAACCAAGCAGCAGAGGTATCGCGATGAAGAAGCTGGTCAACTTGTGACCGATGATGGCTGGATCCTCAAAACCAGTGGCGGGACTTCGCCCGAGTGGTCGAACCGGCGCTATAAGCCAGAAGACCTATGGGCCTTTCTACCGGTGAAACCGACGTCCGACGTCTTGCCCCCTGAAATCTCTCGGGATGATGCGATTGATCATTTCGTCCAGGCGAAACTAGAAGAGGCTGACCTTCAGGCGGCTCCGCAGGCTGATGCCAGGGTTTTGATACGCCGTGCAATTTTCGATCTGACGGGGTTGCCACCCAGTCCTGAACAAGTGGAACAATTTGTTGGAGCGTATGCTCAGAATCCTGATCAGGCTTGGGAAACGCTAATCGATCGTTTGCTGGATAGTCCACGCTACGGGGAGCAGGCGGCTCGACACTGGATGGACGTGACACGTTACGCCGACACCGGTGGAATGTCCAACGACTACGAACGTTCAAACATGTGGCGATATCGCGACTACGTGATTCGGGCTTTCAATTCAGACAAACCTTACAACGATTTCATCGTTGAACAGATTGCCGGCGACGAATTGGCGGACGAATCGGTTCGTCGACGTACCGGAGGATCTGAAAAAGAAGTTTTGGCTGCTCAGCTGAAAGGGTCCTACAGCGAACAAGAAGCGGAGTGGATTGTGGCGACCGGATTCTTGAGGATTGGTCCATGGGATAATGCCATGATCGAGAATGATGAGGCGCGACAAATCTATCTGGACGATCTGGTGAATATCACCGGTCAAACTTTTCTGGCCCAGACGCTTCGATGTTGCAAATGCCATGACCACAAATTTGATCCGCTTCCGACTCGGGATTACTACCGGATTTATTCGGCATTTTCGACAACGCAAATGGCGGAACGGGCAGTGCCTTTCCTTCCGCAGGAAGATCTGAATCACTTCCAGGAAGGAAAAATGCACGTCCAAAAGATGCTCGATTTCGCGACTTCGGAAAAAGATCGGATTGTGGATAAGCGAGAAACCGCCGCACGCGCTTGGTACAAAGAACATGACTTGCCATATAAGCCTGAAGCGGAACGCAAAGGCGATCCAGATGAAATGAAACCAGCTCGCCATGTGGGGCTTGATACGGCCGAACAAGGCCAGTTAAAAGTCCGTGAGCAAGATGTCTGGATCTGGACACGGAGGCTTGAGCGTTATCAACCGATGGCTCAGGGAGTCTACAACGCGGGCAAGTTCAAGATGGCTTGGAATGGAGCTCGTAAATTGCGTATCGGACGCGGTAAAGATGCCGCGACGGAACCAGAGAATCACATTCTGATTGGCGGCGCGTTGACGGCTCTCGGAGATCAAGTTTTTCCAGGCGTGCTAAGCGCCCTTTCACTGTCGGTATCTTCTCAGAGCGATGATCCCTATCTGCTTACGCCAAGCGTTGATGGGCGACGGTTGGGATTGGCAAGATGGATTGCGGACCCCGCGAATCCGTTGACTTCCCGAAGTATGGTCAACCGCATCTGGCAATCGCATTTCGGGAAGGGAATCGCTGCCAATACTAATAATTTCGGAGCGAAAGGTGCCAAGCCATCGCACCCGGCGTTGCTGGACTATCTGGCCTCTGATTTTGTTGAGGGAGGCTGGTCGATTAAGCGGATGCATCGCCTGATCATGATGTCGGATGCCTATCGTCGAGGGAACGCGGCGGTGGATCCCGAGCGGCTTGCTGTTGTCGATCCCAATAATTCATTGTTGTCCCGTTATCCGCGACGCCGGCTGACGGCGGAAGAACTGCGTGATTCGATCCTGGCCACCACCGGCGAACTGGTTCACTGTGACGGGGGGCTGCCGGTAATGCCGGAAATCAATATGGAGGTCGCATTGCAGCCGCGGATGATTCAATTCTCATTGGCGCCCGCTTATCAGCCTTCGCCGACGCCCGAGCTACGCAACCGGCGAACGATTTACGCCTACCATGTGCGCGGTCAATCCGATCCGTTTACCGAACTGTTCAATCAGCCGAATCCAAACGAATCGTGTGAGCTGAGGGAGACCGCTGCGGTGACGCCGCAGGTTTTTACGCTGCTGAATAGCGATTTGATAACCGACCGCTCGATCGCGATGGCGGATCGTTTGGAATCCGAATTCAAGGACCTACCCGCACAGATCGAACAGGCCTTCCAGTTGATTTTTCAACGCGATGCGTCGGCTGAGGAAATTCAGCGGCTTGGCGATTACGTGAGAGAAATGGCCGCCTATCACGAAGGCGTGAACCCGGTGCCTCCTACGTACCCCAAAACCATTACACGTTCGCTGGTCGAAGAGTTCAGCGGAGCGACTTTTGAATACGAAGAAATTCTCCCGGTCTTTGAAAACTATCAAGCGGATCGCAAACCGCATCAGGCCTCTGCACACACACGGGCGTTAGCTGATATGTGTTTGCTGCTTTTCAATGCCAACGAATTCATTTACGTCGATTAG